In one window of Megalops cyprinoides isolate fMegCyp1 chromosome 24, fMegCyp1.pri, whole genome shotgun sequence DNA:
- the LOC118771250 gene encoding protein CDV3 homolog isoform X2 — protein sequence MAEIASTCAEKSLDDFFAKRDKKKKKEKGKGKEQALTPGAVNQKKGKKEKEKSTKSENQDAQVEKEDEEWKEFEQREVDYSGLRVQALQLNEEKEEEEYEKEEVGEDGEIILVSGDKVSGPWNKSAAAPTTAPPVEVEAPEPKTAGVYRPPGARLTTTKRSQNQGPPEIYSDAQFPSLLSTAKHVETRKDREMEKTFEVVKHRNRARDEGGPASAQQLQLDNQYAILGDK from the exons atGGCGGAAATTGCTAGCACTTGTGCGGAGAAGAGCTTGGACGATTTCTTCGCCAAGCGggataaaaagaagaaaaaagaaaaaggcaaggGGAAGGAGCAGGCACTTACACCCGGAGCCGTTAATCAGAAAAAGggcaaaaaggaaaaggagaagtCTACGAAAAGCGAAAATCAGGACGCGCAGGTAGAGAAG GAGGACGAGGAGTGGAAGGAGTTCGAGCAGAGGGAGGTGGACTACAGCGGCCTCCGGGTCCAGGCCCTGCAGCTGAA cgaggagaaggaggaggaggagtacgAGAAGGAGGAGGTGGGCGAGGACGGAGAGATCATTCTGGTGAGCGGAGACAAAGTGTCCGGCCCCTGGAACAAGTCCGCAGCTGCGCCCACGACGGCGCCACCCGTGG AGGTGGAGGCCCCAGAGCCGAAAACGGCAGGAGTGTACCGGCCCCCAGGGGCACGGCTGACCACCACAAAGAGGAGCCAGAACCAGGGGCCCCCGGAGATCTACAGTGACGCCCAGTTCCCCTCACTCCTGTCTACCGCCAAACACGTGGAGACGCGCAA AGACCGCGAGATGGAGAAGACCTTCGAGGTGGTGAAGCACAGGAACCGGGCGAGGGACGAAGGAGGCCCGGCTTCGgcgcagcagctgcagctggacaaCCAGTACGCCATCCTGGGGGACAAGTAA
- the LOC118771250 gene encoding protein CDV3 homolog isoform X1 produces MAEIASTCAEKSLDDFFAKRDKKKKKEKGKGKEQALTPGAVNQKKGKKEKEKSTKSENQDAQVEKEDEEWKEFEQREVDYSGLRVQALQLNEEKEEEEYEKEEVGEDGEIILVSGDKVSGPWNKSAAAPTTAPPVAEVEAPEPKTAGVYRPPGARLTTTKRSQNQGPPEIYSDAQFPSLLSTAKHVETRKDREMEKTFEVVKHRNRARDEGGPASAQQLQLDNQYAILGDK; encoded by the exons atGGCGGAAATTGCTAGCACTTGTGCGGAGAAGAGCTTGGACGATTTCTTCGCCAAGCGggataaaaagaagaaaaaagaaaaaggcaaggGGAAGGAGCAGGCACTTACACCCGGAGCCGTTAATCAGAAAAAGggcaaaaaggaaaaggagaagtCTACGAAAAGCGAAAATCAGGACGCGCAGGTAGAGAAG GAGGACGAGGAGTGGAAGGAGTTCGAGCAGAGGGAGGTGGACTACAGCGGCCTCCGGGTCCAGGCCCTGCAGCTGAA cgaggagaaggaggaggaggagtacgAGAAGGAGGAGGTGGGCGAGGACGGAGAGATCATTCTGGTGAGCGGAGACAAAGTGTCCGGCCCCTGGAACAAGTCCGCAGCTGCGCCCACGACGGCGCCACCCGTGG CAGAGGTGGAGGCCCCAGAGCCGAAAACGGCAGGAGTGTACCGGCCCCCAGGGGCACGGCTGACCACCACAAAGAGGAGCCAGAACCAGGGGCCCCCGGAGATCTACAGTGACGCCCAGTTCCCCTCACTCCTGTCTACCGCCAAACACGTGGAGACGCGCAA AGACCGCGAGATGGAGAAGACCTTCGAGGTGGTGAAGCACAGGAACCGGGCGAGGGACGAAGGAGGCCCGGCTTCGgcgcagcagctgcagctggacaaCCAGTACGCCATCCTGGGGGACAAGTAA